The Staphylococcus saprophyticus subsp. saprophyticus ATCC 15305 = NCTC 7292 genome contains the following window.
AACCATACCTACTACAGGTGTTGGGAATATAGATGTTTCTCTCGTTTCGTTATATAAAGACACATTACCCGAAACGACAGGTGTGCTTAAAACCTCACATGCTTCTGCCATACCTTTTGTTGAATCTGCTAATTGTTGATATATTTCTTTCTTCTCAGGTGAGCCATAATTTAAACAATCCGTCATAGCTAAAGGCGTTGCACCTACAGAAATTAAATTTCTATACGCTTCGGCAACAACTATCTTTCCACCTTCATATGGATTGTTAAATACATAGCGGGCTTCTCCATCAATCGTTGACGCAATAGCTTTATCAGTTCCTTCAACGCGCACAACAGAGGCTTGTAATCCTGGCTTAACTATCGTATTAGCACCTACTTGTTGATCATATTGTTCGTATAAATAACGCTTCGAAGCTATAGTTGGGTGTTGTAATAATTGATCAAATACGGATTCAACATCTACACTGCTATAGTCATTTTTAGTTTCATTGTATTCTGGCGACGTACCTTCAAGTACATAAACTGGCGCTTCATCAGATAAAGGTTGAACTGGAATATCGGCAAATACTTCATCTTCATAAGTTAATACGAAACGATCCGTGTCAGTTACTTCTCCAATTACTGCACTGTCTAACTCATGTTTATCAAAGAGGTCTAAGAATTTTTGTTCTGTTCCCTTTTCTACAACAAGCAACATACGTTCTTGAGTTTCAGATAACATCATTTCATACGGTGAAATACCTTGTTCTCTTGTAGGGACTTGTTCTAAACGTAAATGTAAGCCACTACCACCTTTAGCTGCCATTTCTGAGGATGATGATGTTAGTCCTGCAGCCCCCATGTCTTGGATACCAACGAGTTCATCAAATGTGATGGCTTCTAGCGTGGCTTCCATTAATTTTTTACCTACAAATGGATCACCAATTTGAACAGATGGTCGTTTGCTTTCACTATCTTCACTTAATTCTTCAGAAGCAAAAGTCGCACCATGAATACCATCGCGGCCAGTTTTTAAACCAACATAAATAACAGAGTTTCCAACGCCTTTAGCCGTCCCTTTTTGAACCATGTCGTGATCAATAATGCCTACACACATCGCATTGACGAGTGGGTTGCCATCATATCGATCATCAAACTCTATTTCTCCAGCAGTTGTAGGAATTCCTATACAGTTACCATAGCCACCTATACCTGCAACAACGCCACGTAAAAGTCGACGGTTTTGTTTTTCTGTCAATTCACCAAACCTTAGACTATTCAATAAATTAATTGGACGTGCACCAATAGAAACAATATCTCTAATAATGCCTCCCACACCAGTAGCTGCGCCTTGGTATGGTTCAACTGCAGAAGGGTGATTGTGTGACTCAACCTTGAACACAACCGCTTGGTTATCACCAATATCAACAACGCCTGCGCCTTCTCCAGGGCCCATTAAAACATGTTCACCTGAAGTTGGAAATTGTGTTAAAAAGGGTTTGGAATGTTTATAAGAACAGTGTTCACTCCACATAACTGAGAAAATACCAATCTCCGTAAAGTTAGGTTCACGACCTAAAATATCACAAACCTTTGCGTATTCTTCATCACTTAATCCCATATCCTTGTACAGTTGTTCAATTTTAATATCTTCAGAACTTGGTTCAATAAATTTAGACATTTTGTTCCCTCCAACTATTTACCATTGCTTGAAATAATTTTACGCCGCTATCTGTACCAAGAATTGGTTCAATAGCACGTTCCGGATGAGGCATCATACCACACACATTGCCCTGTTCATTGATAATACCTGCGATATCATTAAAAGAACCATTCGGATTATTGACATATTTTAATATAATTTGATTATTTGCCTCTAAACGATCATACATATCTTGAGTACAATAATAATGTCCTTCACCATGCGCAACAGGATAAACTACAGTTTCATCCTCATTATATAAATTTGTGAATGCCGTATTATGATTTACCACACGCAATGATTCATTTCGACTCACGAATAAATGAGAATCATTATGTAGTAAAGCACCTGGAAGTAAACCAATTTCAGTTAGAATTTGAAACCCATTACACACACCAAGTACCGGTTTACCTTCTTTCGCAAATTGTTTTACTGCTTCTGTAATTGGTGCAACACTTGCCATTGCCCCAGAACGTAAATAATCACCAAAAGAAAAACCACCTGGTATCAGTACACCATCAAAACCGTCCAACGATGTATTTCTATAATCTACATATTCTGCTTCTACATCTGATTTCAATGCAGCATTATACATGTCTCTGTCGCAATTTGATCCTGGAAATTTCAGCACTGCAAATTTCATTATGCCTTCTCTCCTTCTTCCAATACTTTATAGCTATATTCTTCAATAACAGTATTAGCAAAAAGTTTTTCACTTAACGTAGTTACAACATTATGAACTGCTTCGTCAGTTGCTTCATCAACAGTCATATAGAGTACTTTACCAACTCTGATATCATTGACTTGCTTATATCCTAAATCATGTACAGCTCGATTTAATGCTTGTCCTTGTGTATCTAATACTTGTGGTTGTAATGTAATATGCAATTCAATTGTTTTCATTGTTAGAGTGCCTCCAATTTATTTAAAAAAGTCTGATATGTCTCGATAATTGATCCTGTATCTTCTCGATAAACATCTTTATCAAAATTTGTATCACTTTGTTTATCCCAAATTCGACATGTATCTGGAGAAATTTCATCAGCCAATAAAATTTCACCTTCATTTGTGCGTCCGAATTCAATTTTAAAATCGACTAATCTTAAATTCATTTTGTCCATTAAGTTCACTAATACTTCATTAATTTCTGTTGCTGCTTCTTTTAATTTTTCAATTTCACCATCATTAGCAATTTGAAGTAGTTTAATATGGTCTTCAGTGATAAGGGGGTCGTTCAAATCATCATTCTTGTAGAAAAATTCAACTAATGGTGTTTCAAATGTATGTCCTTTTTCAAAACCTAGTCTTTTTGTAATTGAGCCTGCTGCAATATTTCTAACTACAACTTCTAAAGGAATGATTTCAACCGAATTAACTAATTGTTCCGTTTCAGATATTTGCTCAATAAAATGACTATTCAAGCCTTTAGCTTTCAAATAATTAAATATACGAGAGGTAATTTGGTTATTTAAGCGTCCTTTCCCTTCAATGAAGTCTTTTTTAGCACCATTACCAGCTGTCACTTCATCTTTATATTCAACTCTTAGTACATCAGACGTTCCTGTTGAAAAAATTCTTTTAGCCTTTCCTTCATATAACAAAGACATATATTTATCTCCCTTCAAATTGTTTAAGCAACTTTTGTTCAGTTTCATTTATATCATTAGTTAACACCGTTAAATGTCCCATCTTACGATTAAATTTACGTTCGTTTTTGCCATAGATATGGACATGCCATTCAGGGTGTTCTGCGAATTGATCTTCTAATAAATCTAAA
Protein-coding sequences here:
- the purL gene encoding phosphoribosylformylglycinamidine synthase subunit PurL, yielding MSKFIEPSSEDIKIEQLYKDMGLSDEEYAKVCDILGREPNFTEIGIFSVMWSEHCSYKHSKPFLTQFPTSGEHVLMGPGEGAGVVDIGDNQAVVFKVESHNHPSAVEPYQGAATGVGGIIRDIVSIGARPINLLNSLRFGELTEKQNRRLLRGVVAGIGGYGNCIGIPTTAGEIEFDDRYDGNPLVNAMCVGIIDHDMVQKGTAKGVGNSVIYVGLKTGRDGIHGATFASEELSEDSESKRPSVQIGDPFVGKKLMEATLEAITFDELVGIQDMGAAGLTSSSSEMAAKGGSGLHLRLEQVPTREQGISPYEMMLSETQERMLLVVEKGTEQKFLDLFDKHELDSAVIGEVTDTDRFVLTYEDEVFADIPVQPLSDEAPVYVLEGTSPEYNETKNDYSSVDVESVFDQLLQHPTIASKRYLYEQYDQQVGANTIVKPGLQASVVRVEGTDKAIASTIDGEARYVFNNPYEGGKIVVAEAYRNLISVGATPLAMTDCLNYGSPEKKEIYQQLADSTKGMAEACEVLSTPVVSGNVSLYNETRETSIFPTPVVGMVGLIDDISYLNHFNPSVGDTLYVVGDTNDDFGGSQIEKLLYGQVNHEFESIDLSQEVRKGESIKQAIREGVASHVQTVGKGGLLLTLARISAHYQLGLQAKLSVTNAQLFSETQGRYIVIVKNGQSLNCDYAVEIGKVTNDQQFKVTNEQSEIVRDVKHLNDLWEGAIPQCMTATD
- the purS gene encoding phosphoribosylformylglycinamidine synthase subunit PurS, encoding MKTIELHITLQPQVLDTQGQALNRAVHDLGYKQVNDIRVGKVLYMTVDEATDEAVHNVVTTLSEKLFANTVIEEYSYKVLEEGEKA
- the purC gene encoding phosphoribosylaminoimidazolesuccinocarboxamide synthase → MSLLYEGKAKRIFSTGTSDVLRVEYKDEVTAGNGAKKDFIEGKGRLNNQITSRIFNYLKAKGLNSHFIEQISETEQLVNSVEIIPLEVVVRNIAAGSITKRLGFEKGHTFETPLVEFFYKNDDLNDPLITEDHIKLLQIANDGEIEKLKEAATEINEVLVNLMDKMNLRLVDFKIEFGRTNEGEILLADEISPDTCRIWDKQSDTNFDKDVYREDTGSIIETYQTFLNKLEAL
- the purQ gene encoding phosphoribosylformylglycinamidine synthase subunit PurQ produces the protein MKFAVLKFPGSNCDRDMYNAALKSDVEAEYVDYRNTSLDGFDGVLIPGGFSFGDYLRSGAMASVAPITEAVKQFAKEGKPVLGVCNGFQILTEIGLLPGALLHNDSHLFVSRNESLRVVNHNTAFTNLYNEDETVVYPVAHGEGHYYCTQDMYDRLEANNQIILKYVNNPNGSFNDIAGIINEQGNVCGMMPHPERAIEPILGTDSGVKLFQAMVNSWREQNV